One part of the Arthrobacter tumbae genome encodes these proteins:
- a CDS encoding NAD(P)(+) transhydrogenase (Re/Si-specific) subunit beta, which translates to MNLLPVEVTALLYLAVAVCFILALKGLSSPRTARRGNLIGAGGAALAVVIVFLSTRLENVPAILIAIAVGAAVAAPIARGVHMTQMPQLVALFNGVGGGAAALVAILELAAHDGAWTRAAVVFTMVVGAVSFAGSGVTVAKLQELMTTRPVIFSGMRWMMSAVVVALLVAAVLVTVTGNVVWATVLLLLGLAGGVLLVLPVGGADVPIVISLLNAFTGLAVAASGIVLDNVLLLVAGTLVGASGTILTRAMAAAMGRGVAGIMFGAFRGGSTAGSGTLSERPVRSSGAEDVAVMLGYAQRVVIVPGYGLAVSQGQHTVAELAETLEARGVEVSFAIHPVAGRMPGHMNVLLAEANVPYESLREMAEVNPEFRNMDVALVVGANDVVNPAAKTSPGSPIYGMPILEVADAAQVVFLKRSMRPGFAGIENELLYSPQTTLLFGDAKESLTRVLGAVKAL; encoded by the coding sequence ATGAACCTCCTGCCCGTCGAGGTGACAGCACTGCTGTACCTGGCTGTTGCTGTGTGCTTCATCCTGGCGCTGAAGGGCTTGAGCTCTCCGCGGACCGCCCGGCGTGGCAACCTGATCGGCGCCGGGGGAGCGGCGCTCGCCGTCGTCATCGTCTTCCTCTCCACGCGCCTGGAGAACGTGCCGGCCATCCTCATCGCGATAGCGGTGGGAGCTGCGGTGGCAGCGCCGATCGCGCGAGGCGTCCACATGACGCAGATGCCCCAACTTGTCGCGCTGTTCAACGGGGTCGGCGGCGGTGCAGCCGCGCTGGTGGCCATCCTTGAACTGGCAGCGCACGACGGCGCGTGGACGCGTGCCGCCGTCGTCTTCACCATGGTGGTGGGGGCGGTGTCCTTCGCTGGTTCGGGGGTTACGGTCGCGAAACTACAGGAGCTGATGACCACCCGGCCGGTCATCTTCAGCGGGATGCGCTGGATGATGTCCGCCGTCGTCGTCGCTCTTCTGGTCGCTGCGGTCCTGGTGACCGTTACGGGAAACGTGGTGTGGGCGACCGTCCTGCTGCTGCTCGGGCTGGCAGGCGGTGTTCTGCTGGTGCTGCCGGTCGGCGGGGCCGATGTACCAATTGTCATCTCCCTGCTCAATGCGTTCACGGGCCTTGCGGTGGCGGCGTCCGGCATCGTCCTGGACAACGTGCTGCTGCTGGTGGCGGGAACGTTGGTCGGGGCGAGCGGCACGATCCTGACGCGGGCGATGGCCGCAGCCATGGGACGCGGCGTGGCGGGAATTATGTTCGGAGCGTTCCGTGGAGGCTCCACTGCCGGGTCGGGAACCCTGAGCGAGCGACCCGTGCGGTCATCGGGCGCAGAGGATGTGGCCGTCATGCTCGGGTATGCGCAGCGCGTGGTGATTGTGCCGGGGTATGGCCTCGCTGTGTCGCAGGGTCAGCATACGGTTGCGGAGCTTGCGGAGACGCTGGAAGCCCGCGGTGTAGAGGTGTCCTTCGCAATTCATCCGGTGGCTGGACGGATGCCCGGGCACATGAACGTGTTGCTGGCGGAGGCGAACGTGCCGTACGAGTCGCTGAGGGAGATGGCCGAGGTCAATCCCGAGTTCCGGAACATGGACGTTGCTCTGGTGGTCGGGGCGAACGACGTGGTGAACCCGGCGGCGAAGACCTCGCCTGGGTCCCCGATTTACGGCATGCCGATTCTGGAGGTGGCCGACGCCGCGCAGGTGGTATTCCTGAAGCGTTCGATGCGGCCGGGATTCGCGGGCATCGAGAACGAGTTGCTGTACTCGCCGCAGACGACGCTGCTGTTCGGCGATGCCAAGGAGTCACTGACGAGGGTGCTCGGCGCAGTGAAGGCGCTCTGA
- a CDS encoding NAD(P) transhydrogenase subunit alpha — translation MDLPALLTVVVLSVFVGFEVVSKVTSTLHTPLMSGANAIHGIILIGAILVAGQATEPLPLGLALLAVLLATVNLVGGFVVTDRMLHMFRGRDQARQADRDPGA, via the coding sequence ATGGACCTGCCCGCCCTGCTCACCGTAGTGGTTCTTTCCGTGTTCGTTGGCTTTGAGGTGGTCTCCAAGGTAACGAGCACGCTCCACACACCTCTCATGTCCGGTGCCAACGCGATTCACGGGATTATTCTCATCGGTGCCATTCTCGTAGCGGGACAGGCCACTGAGCCGCTGCCGCTGGGCCTGGCGCTGCTGGCGGTGCTGCTCGCGACGGTGAACCTGGTGGGCGGCTTTGTGGTGACCGATCGGATGCTCCACATGTTCCGCGGCCGTGATCAGGCCCGGCAGGCGGACAGGGATCCCGGCGCATGA
- a CDS encoding Re/Si-specific NAD(P)(+) transhydrogenase subunit alpha, translated as MLVGVKRETRAGERRVAATPASVRQLMKLGLDIAVESDAGVQAGHDDAAYRTSGADVVARLGHVDVLCHVAPLTPDEASALRPGTITVGFASPAAELPTVSALAQAGVASFALELIPRISRAQTMDALSSQSLVAGYRAVLEAAIRFPRFFPLYMTAAGTVPPARVLVLGAGVAGLQAIGTAKRLGARVSAYDVRPASADEVASLGGSFINLDLDAIEGSGGYAREMSQDRAARQRELLAPHVAASDVLITTAAVPGRPAPLLVTTDMVAGMKGGAVVVDLAAETGGNVEGVKAGHDVAVPGVGGTVTLVGMKDAASAMATDASRLFAANVANLVELMTVDGRVVPDFNDDVVSAACLTHDGRVMHQPTAALLKGVP; from the coding sequence GTGTTGGTGGGAGTCAAACGGGAAACCCGGGCCGGTGAACGCCGCGTGGCGGCCACCCCCGCTTCGGTCCGCCAGCTGATGAAGCTCGGCCTGGACATCGCGGTGGAATCTGACGCCGGAGTTCAGGCGGGCCACGACGACGCCGCCTACCGCACCTCCGGCGCCGACGTCGTTGCCCGCCTCGGCCACGTCGACGTCCTGTGCCACGTGGCGCCGTTGACGCCGGATGAGGCCAGCGCCCTGAGGCCGGGCACGATCACGGTCGGTTTCGCTTCCCCGGCGGCTGAGCTGCCCACCGTTAGCGCGCTGGCGCAGGCCGGGGTTGCGTCGTTTGCACTCGAACTCATCCCCCGGATCTCGCGCGCGCAGACCATGGATGCGCTGTCCTCCCAGTCCCTCGTTGCCGGCTACCGGGCTGTCCTTGAGGCGGCCATCCGGTTCCCGCGCTTCTTCCCCCTGTACATGACCGCGGCCGGGACCGTGCCACCCGCACGCGTCCTCGTGCTCGGCGCCGGCGTCGCAGGGCTTCAGGCAATCGGGACCGCAAAGCGGCTGGGTGCGCGGGTGTCCGCGTACGACGTCCGCCCCGCCTCAGCAGACGAGGTTGCCTCCCTTGGCGGCAGCTTCATCAACCTCGACCTCGACGCCATCGAGGGGTCCGGCGGGTATGCCCGCGAGATGAGTCAGGACCGGGCCGCACGGCAGCGGGAACTCCTCGCGCCGCATGTGGCGGCGTCGGATGTGCTGATCACCACCGCAGCCGTCCCCGGCAGGCCCGCCCCGCTCCTGGTGACCACCGACATGGTCGCCGGGATGAAGGGCGGCGCTGTCGTTGTCGATCTCGCCGCCGAGACGGGAGGCAACGTGGAGGGCGTCAAGGCCGGGCACGACGTCGCCGTCCCCGGCGTCGGCGGCACCGTCACATTGGTGGGGATGAAGGACGCGGCATCGGCAATGGCGACTGACGCATCCCGACTGTTCGCCGCCAATGTCGCGAACCTCGTGGAGCTCATGACCGTCGACGGGCGAGTAGTCCCGGACTTCAACGACGACGTGGTTTCCGCTGCATGCCTCACCCACGACGGCCGCGTGATGCACCAGCCCACGGCAGCCTTGCTGAAGGGAGTGCCCTGA
- a CDS encoding LacI family DNA-binding transcriptional regulator yields MDSTRVRRRRATINDVASAAGLSRGTVSRVVNGEKYVSPEAKMAVESAIAQVGYVRNSAARNLVRQESRAIGLIIHEPHSLLFEDPNIGSILLGANSVLSAADYQLVSLIIDTARDSRRVADYLRGGLVDGAVIISARTADPIATAVRNLKIPAAFVGHPPGTPDIPYVGIDNVAAARTIVRRLLDTGRTRVGMIACALDRDSGQDRLEGFRAALGPAFDPDLVLEFPLYTYAAGADGMAELLRRRPDIDGVFAASDAVAAGAMATLQEQGRRVPDDVGIVGFDDSSWALRCKPQLSTVKQPADLLGRAAAELVLAQIEGKEAEVRMLSTTVVWRKSA; encoded by the coding sequence ATGGACTCCACTCGCGTGCGCCGTCGGCGGGCAACAATTAATGATGTTGCCTCAGCGGCGGGTCTGTCCCGGGGGACGGTCTCGCGCGTCGTGAACGGGGAAAAGTACGTCTCGCCCGAGGCGAAAATGGCGGTTGAGTCGGCCATTGCGCAGGTAGGTTACGTCCGCAATTCGGCGGCGCGGAACCTGGTGCGGCAGGAGTCCCGCGCGATCGGTCTCATCATCCATGAGCCGCACTCCCTGTTGTTCGAGGACCCCAACATCGGATCGATCCTCCTCGGCGCAAACTCGGTGCTTTCCGCGGCGGACTACCAGTTGGTTTCCCTGATCATCGACACCGCGCGGGACAGCCGGCGGGTGGCAGACTACCTGCGCGGGGGGCTGGTGGACGGCGCCGTCATCATCTCTGCGCGAACCGCGGATCCCATTGCAACGGCGGTGCGGAACCTGAAGATTCCGGCCGCCTTCGTCGGTCATCCGCCGGGTACACCCGACATTCCGTACGTGGGGATCGACAACGTGGCAGCCGCCCGGACAATTGTGCGGCGGTTGCTGGATACCGGTCGGACCAGGGTCGGGATGATCGCCTGTGCGCTGGACCGCGACTCCGGCCAGGATCGGCTTGAGGGCTTCCGGGCGGCGCTTGGGCCGGCGTTCGATCCGGACCTCGTTCTGGAGTTTCCGCTCTACACCTATGCCGCCGGCGCTGACGGCATGGCCGAACTCCTGCGGAGGCGGCCGGACATCGACGGCGTTTTTGCCGCCTCTGATGCGGTGGCGGCGGGTGCCATGGCCACCCTGCAGGAGCAGGGCAGGCGGGTGCCGGACGACGTCGGGATAGTGGGCTTCGACGACAGCAGCTGGGCCCTGCGCTGCAAGCCGCAACTGTCCACGGTCAAGCAGCCGGCGGACCTGCTGGGCCGCGCGGCCGCGGAGCTTGTCCTCGCCCAGATCGAGGGCAAGGAGGCTGAAGTGCGGATGCTGAGCACCACGGTGGTGTGGCGGAAGTCCGCCTGA